The Argonema galeatum A003/A1 genome includes a region encoding these proteins:
- a CDS encoding nucleotidyltransferase family protein, which translates to MIQKVTDKEINAKESRPEIELLLCCARTSIDTAMAERIKTLLQGNIDWTYLIEIASQHATKPLLYHSLSTICPEAVPQPIFDRLRNDYRANALRNMSLTKELLKLLNLFQTHQIPAIPYKGAALTAAMYGNLSLRQFGDLDILVQQQDFSRAKELLISQGYHPDSKFEWEESLINNKTKVNVDLHKRIAPKYFPLLLDFDGLWQRLEPVSLVGTTVTTLCTEDLLIILAMQIAKDSWEQEQKLSQICDIAELIRSHQQLDWGRIIKQAKTLGSERMLLVSLILAKDLLDAKLSAEIKQRLQGDLLIKLLAAKLRQWLFYSSGSMSEKMQKLFFFPFGVRERLQDKINYGRRLTYLSYLGIKNRVQG; encoded by the coding sequence ATGATTCAAAAGGTAACGGATAAGGAAATCAACGCTAAAGAATCGCGCCCAGAAATTGAGCTACTTCTATGTTGTGCCAGAACTAGCATAGACACGGCAATGGCAGAGCGAATCAAAACCCTACTCCAAGGAAACATCGACTGGACATATCTAATAGAAATAGCATCCCAGCACGCGACAAAGCCACTTTTGTACCACAGTCTTTCCACCATTTGCCCAGAAGCAGTTCCCCAACCAATATTCGATCGGCTTCGCAACGATTACCGCGCCAACGCCCTACGCAATATGTCCCTGACAAAGGAACTGCTGAAACTCCTAAATTTGTTTCAAACGCACCAGATTCCCGCTATCCCCTACAAAGGAGCCGCGCTGACTGCTGCCATGTATGGCAACCTGTCGCTCAGGCAGTTCGGTGATTTGGATATCTTGGTTCAGCAGCAGGACTTTTCCAGAGCAAAAGAACTGCTGATTTCTCAAGGATATCACCCAGACTCAAAATTTGAGTGGGAAGAAAGTTTGATCAATAATAAAACCAAAGTTAATGTAGACCTCCACAAGAGAATCGCACCGAAATACTTCCCTCTTTTACTCGATTTTGACGGTTTGTGGCAACGCCTGGAGCCTGTATCTCTTGTTGGCACAACAGTCACTACCCTTTGTACCGAAGATTTGCTGATTATCCTCGCAATGCAGATAGCGAAAGACTCTTGGGAACAGGAGCAAAAGCTATCTCAAATATGCGACATTGCTGAATTAATTCGCTCTCATCAACAGTTGGATTGGGGACGAATCATAAAGCAAGCTAAAACTTTAGGTAGCGAACGAATGTTGTTAGTTAGTCTTATTTTAGCAAAGGATCTCCTGGATGCCAAACTTTCAGCAGAAATAAAACAAAGATTGCAAGGAGATCTGTTGATAAAACTACTTGCGGCCAAACTACGTCAATGGCTTTTTTATAGTTCTGGAAGTATGAGCGAAAAAATGCAAAAATTATTTTTCTTCCCTTTTGGAGTAAGGGAACGTTTGCAGGATAAAATCAATTACGGTCGTCGTTTGACATACCTCTCTTATCTGGGAATAAAAAATCGGGTGCAGGGATAG
- a CDS encoding TRAP transporter small permease subunit has translation MEKLLRLSRIIDALNDRIGRFTYWLVPLMVLIGVWNVVGRFVGRAIGQNLSSNAYIESQWYIFDLVFLLGAAYTLKHNEHVRVDIFYSHWSPKRKALANSIGTLLFLIPFCIIIIFFSWDTILASWAIRENSPDPGGLPRYPIKFMIIVSCVLLILQGISEAIKNFAYLKGAIAPQEEHHDASL, from the coding sequence TTGGAAAAACTGCTACGCCTATCAAGAATCATCGACGCCTTAAACGATCGCATCGGTCGCTTTACCTACTGGTTAGTGCCACTCATGGTGCTAATCGGCGTGTGGAACGTTGTCGGACGCTTTGTTGGACGTGCTATAGGTCAGAATCTCAGTTCAAATGCCTATATCGAAAGTCAGTGGTATATTTTTGACCTAGTTTTTCTATTGGGAGCTGCTTATACGCTAAAACATAACGAGCACGTGCGCGTGGATATTTTCTACAGCCACTGGTCACCCAAGCGAAAAGCCCTCGCAAATTCGATCGGAACGTTATTGTTCCTGATTCCCTTTTGCATTATCATCATCTTTTTTTCCTGGGATACCATTCTTGCTTCTTGGGCAATTCGCGAAAATTCCCCCGATCCAGGCGGCTTACCCCGTTACCCAATTAAATTTATGATTATCGTTAGCTGCGTACTGCTGATTTTGCAAGGTATTTCCGAAGCCATCAAAAATTTCGCTTATCTTAAAGGCGCGATCGCACCCCAGGAGGAACATCATGACGCTAGCCTATGA
- a CDS encoding TRAP transporter large permease: MTLAYEWLGPFMFAGALVLLSLGYPVAFSLGGVAIVFGLLGIVLGVFDPIFLTAMPQRIFGIMANYTLLAIPYFIFLGAMLEKSGVAEQLLETMGIMFGRLRGGLALAVVLVGALLAATTGVVAATVVAMGLISLPIMLRYGYNKELATGVIAASGTLGQIIPPSVVLVVLGDQLGVSVGDLFMGSVIPGLMMAGAFALHVVIVAFLKPELAPALPEEVRAIGGKALGQRVLKVMVPPVVLILLVLGSIFFGIATPTEAGAIGCLGAIVLAAANQKLTPESLRRVSDVTMRTTSMVIFILIGSTAFSLVFRGLNGDRFMFDVLSNLPGGKVGFLFVSMAVVFILGFFIDFFEIAFIVVPLFVPVAQQLGIDLVWYGVVLGANLQTSFLTPPFGFALFYLRGVAPPEVTTGDIYRGVIPFILLQLLVLVLIIVFPGIVSFLPSLST, from the coding sequence ATGACGCTAGCCTATGAATGGCTGGGGCCATTTATGTTTGCCGGTGCCCTGGTACTGCTGTCTCTGGGCTACCCTGTGGCGTTTTCCTTGGGGGGAGTAGCGATCGTCTTTGGCTTGCTGGGAATAGTACTGGGCGTATTCGATCCCATCTTTCTGACAGCGATGCCCCAGCGGATCTTCGGCATCATGGCTAATTACACCCTCCTAGCTATCCCCTACTTCATCTTTTTGGGCGCAATGCTGGAGAAGTCGGGAGTTGCAGAACAGCTGCTGGAAACGATGGGGATTATGTTTGGGCGGCTGCGCGGGGGTTTGGCTTTGGCGGTAGTGCTGGTGGGGGCGTTGCTAGCAGCAACTACTGGTGTTGTGGCGGCTACAGTGGTGGCGATGGGGCTGATTTCCCTGCCAATTATGCTGCGCTATGGCTACAACAAAGAATTAGCGACTGGGGTGATCGCTGCATCGGGGACGCTTGGGCAAATTATTCCGCCTAGTGTGGTGCTGGTGGTGTTGGGCGATCAGTTAGGGGTTTCGGTGGGCGACCTTTTTATGGGTTCGGTGATACCGGGACTGATGATGGCGGGTGCGTTTGCCTTGCACGTCGTTATTGTGGCGTTTCTCAAGCCAGAGTTGGCACCGGCATTGCCAGAAGAGGTGCGTGCCATTGGTGGCAAGGCTTTGGGACAGCGCGTGCTTAAGGTGATGGTGCCACCAGTCGTGTTGATTTTGCTGGTGCTGGGGAGTATCTTTTTTGGCATTGCCACACCGACAGAAGCTGGGGCGATCGGATGTCTGGGTGCGATCGTCCTAGCAGCTGCAAACCAAAAGCTGACTCCCGAATCTTTGCGGCGAGTCAGCGATGTCACAATGCGGACTACCAGCATGGTGATTTTCATTCTGATTGGTTCGACGGCGTTTAGTCTGGTGTTTCGGGGACTGAATGGCGATCGCTTTATGTTCGATGTTCTCTCCAATCTCCCAGGCGGTAAAGTCGGCTTCCTCTTTGTCAGCATGGCGGTAGTCTTCATCCTGGGCTTTTTCATCGACTTTTTCGAGATCGCCTTTATCGTCGTCCCTTTGTTTGTCCCAGTCGCTCAACAATTGGGAATAGATCTCGTTTGGTACGGTGTGGTTTTGGGCGCAAACCTGCAAACATCCTTTCTCACACCGCCTTTTGGCTTTGCCCTTTTCTACTTACGCGGCGTCGCACCCCCTGAAGTCACCACCGGAGATATTTATCGCGGTGTTATACCTTTTATTTTGCTGCAACTGCTAGTTTTGGTGCTAATTATTGTCTTTCCAGGAATTGTCAGTTTCCTACCATCGCTAAGTACCTAA
- a CDS encoding CASTOR/POLLUX-related putative ion channel yields the protein MTNDSSRASGNQVSWQKRLQDNFDKYIRLVLTLANNSSQASGNEITWQKRLQYKFDNFMSKGGMSVFLALVSVFITAFAVMTTARYVVERFFPNGPTKGTDDLLWEIFVQLIGLRDTGDEANFAAKFVGVITIFMGLVLFSSLVAFITQQFESRLELLRKGKSLVVEENHTLILGFGDRVVDIIKELVLANESESDAVVVILADKDKEEMDDFLRNNIAELKTTRVVTRNGPIANLSNLDKVGVKVAKSIIILNDSKSSDNEQFKTLSDARVVKGILAVVAANGEENLPPIIVELHSEQYRRLAQNIAPGAVTTLNEADILARILVQTSRSVGLARVYLNLVGFEGNEFYFYRSKSGWNNITFGQLPFHLLQAVPLGIRHGDGTLTLKTNKDYKLSKDDEAIVLAGDDSTIEFFPEPVVQHNRIGCVERNQTLELETENYLIIGWNSKTAIALEEYAKSVVKDSQVNLAVEVLTDEIKAEFENIAKAYPHIKMEVMQVNMDSLDQLKTLKPYKFNSISILAGSGENAEEIDAKTLTILLELRQFFKEYSAATKTKVTTNLIAEIIDSQNTDLVIKAGVKDFLLTNQFVSKILAQVSQEPDVMSIYEDLFSLDGSELYIKPIWLYFPANQIGKLTFADCILAAQNRDEVCIGVRISSQAQIKNKNFGIYLAPTLDKDFILTVYDALITLADDQN from the coding sequence TTGACAAACGATAGCAGTCGAGCTTCTGGAAATCAAGTCTCCTGGCAAAAGCGCCTACAGGATAACTTCGACAAATATATAAGGTTGGTATTAACTTTGGCAAACAACAGCAGTCAAGCTTCTGGAAATGAAATTACCTGGCAAAAGCGCCTACAGTATAAATTCGACAACTTTATGTCGAAAGGGGGGATGTCGGTCTTTCTGGCATTGGTGTCAGTATTTATTACTGCTTTTGCGGTGATGACAACTGCACGTTATGTTGTAGAACGGTTTTTTCCTAATGGCCCCACAAAAGGTACTGATGACTTACTTTGGGAAATTTTTGTTCAGCTTATAGGTTTAAGAGACACAGGAGACGAGGCCAATTTTGCTGCCAAGTTTGTGGGTGTTATCACGATTTTTATGGGCTTAGTGCTGTTCTCCAGCTTAGTAGCTTTCATTACCCAGCAGTTTGAATCAAGACTAGAATTGCTGCGTAAGGGTAAAAGTCTGGTAGTGGAAGAAAACCATACCTTAATTTTAGGATTTGGCGACAGGGTTGTAGATATTATTAAAGAGTTAGTGTTGGCTAACGAATCAGAATCAGATGCAGTCGTTGTGATCTTGGCTGACAAAGATAAGGAGGAGATGGATGATTTCCTGCGGAATAATATAGCCGAGCTAAAAACAACGCGAGTGGTGACTCGCAATGGCCCGATCGCAAATTTATCTAACCTGGATAAAGTAGGTGTCAAAGTTGCTAAATCCATTATTATTTTGAATGATTCTAAAAGTTCAGATAACGAGCAATTCAAGACTTTATCTGATGCACGAGTGGTTAAGGGAATCCTGGCAGTTGTGGCAGCTAATGGGGAAGAAAATTTGCCGCCAATTATTGTAGAATTACATTCGGAACAATATCGCCGACTAGCTCAAAACATTGCTCCCGGCGCGGTCACCACTCTTAATGAAGCTGATATCTTGGCTCGGATTTTAGTTCAAACTTCGCGGAGTGTCGGACTGGCCAGAGTATATTTAAACTTGGTGGGCTTTGAAGGAAACGAATTTTATTTCTATCGTTCTAAATCAGGATGGAATAATATCACCTTCGGTCAATTGCCATTTCATTTATTGCAGGCTGTACCATTAGGAATTCGTCATGGAGATGGCACCTTGACACTAAAAACAAACAAAGATTATAAGTTAAGTAAAGATGATGAAGCGATCGTCCTAGCTGGAGATGACTCAACTATTGAGTTTTTTCCAGAACCTGTAGTACAGCATAACCGTATTGGCTGTGTCGAGCGCAACCAAACTTTAGAGCTAGAAACTGAAAATTATCTAATTATTGGCTGGAACAGCAAAACCGCGATCGCTCTCGAAGAATATGCTAAATCCGTAGTCAAAGACTCGCAGGTTAATCTGGCGGTAGAGGTTTTAACCGATGAAATTAAAGCTGAATTTGAGAATATTGCTAAAGCCTATCCACATATCAAGATGGAAGTTATGCAAGTAAATATGGATTCACTCGATCAGCTAAAAACCTTAAAACCATATAAATTTAACAGCATCTCAATTTTGGCAGGTAGCGGGGAAAACGCCGAGGAAATTGATGCCAAAACCCTCACCATTTTGTTGGAACTACGGCAATTTTTTAAAGAATATAGCGCCGCCACAAAAACCAAAGTTACTACTAATTTAATTGCAGAGATAATCGACTCGCAAAATACTGACTTGGTGATCAAAGCAGGTGTAAAAGACTTTCTCCTTACCAATCAATTTGTGTCGAAAATTTTAGCTCAGGTGTCTCAGGAACCTGATGTGATGTCAATATATGAAGATTTGTTTTCCCTTGACGGTAGCGAACTGTACATTAAGCCAATATGGCTTTACTTTCCAGCCAACCAGATTGGCAAGTTGACCTTCGCTGACTGCATACTTGCTGCACAAAACCGCGACGAGGTGTGTATTGGCGTAAGAATTAGCTCCCAAGCCCAAATTAAAAACAAAAACTTTGGTATTTACTTAGCACCGACTCTGGATAAGGATTTTATTCTCACTGTCTATGATGCACTGATTACTTTAGCTGACGATCAAAACTGA
- a CDS encoding glycosyltransferase family 2 protein, with protein sequence MIDSSLVSVIIPVYNCEKYLAEAIESVLAQTYQPLEIIVVDDGSTDCSAEVAKRFSSSVRYYFQSQSGAGAARNYGTDSAQGNFFAFLDADDLWVKDKLTRQMQVFESEPDVDMVFGHIQQFHSPELDESVKNKIYCPAELMAGYHPGTMLIKRDAFFRVGQFETHLQMGEFISWYARATDLGLRVRMLAELLMWRRLHETNLSIRQRQSRTDYVRLIKASLDRRRANNQSI encoded by the coding sequence ATGATCGATTCTTCTTTAGTCAGCGTCATTATTCCAGTATACAATTGCGAAAAGTATCTAGCTGAAGCGATCGAAAGCGTGCTAGCTCAAACCTATCAGCCACTGGAAATCATTGTCGTAGACGATGGTTCAACCGATTGCAGCGCAGAGGTAGCCAAGCGCTTTAGCTCATCAGTGCGATACTATTTCCAATCCCAAAGCGGTGCTGGTGCTGCCCGTAATTATGGAACTGATTCAGCCCAAGGAAATTTCTTCGCTTTTCTCGATGCAGATGACCTTTGGGTTAAGGATAAATTGACTCGTCAAATGCAGGTTTTTGAAAGCGAACCAGACGTTGATATGGTATTTGGACACATTCAACAGTTTCACAGTCCCGAATTAGATGAAAGCGTCAAGAATAAAATCTACTGTCCCGCTGAATTAATGGCAGGATATCACCCCGGAACCATGCTGATTAAACGGGATGCTTTTTTCCGTGTAGGTCAATTTGAAACTCACTTGCAAATGGGAGAATTTATCAGTTGGTATGCACGTGCAACCGATCTGGGATTGCGTGTTAGAATGTTAGCAGAACTGCTGATGTGGCGGCGTCTGCACGAAACCAATCTGAGCATTCGTCAGCGTCAGTCGCGTACTGATTATGTGCGCCTTATTAAAGCTTCACTCGACCGACGCCGCGCCAATAATCAGTCTATTTAG
- a CDS encoding TRAP transporter substrate-binding protein, translating into MKRRKFFSSSAIGAVSVTALGACTKATTTSGTTSALPSIRWRMATSWPKSLETIYGGADTVCKRIREMTNGRFTITPFAAGEIVPGLQVLDAVQAGTIECGHTASYYYIGKNPALGFATTVPFGLSAQQQNAWLYHGGGLEAIQKIYSNFNVINFPAGNTGVQMGGWFKREIKSLADLKGLKMRIPGLGGEVMARLGVNVQVLPGGEIYLALDRGAIDAAEWVGPYDDEKLGLNKAAQFYYYPGWWEPGPTLEVMVNKTAWARLPKEYQEIFKTAAYEANINMLAQYEALNGAALGRLIAGGTKLTPYSKEIMEAAKIAAFDLYEENAAKDATFKQVYEQWKTFRSQIYKWNAINEFSFANFALASNSK; encoded by the coding sequence ATGAAACGGCGAAAGTTTTTTAGCTCTTCTGCGATCGGTGCAGTCAGCGTCACAGCACTTGGTGCCTGTACCAAGGCAACTACAACTTCCGGTACAACCAGCGCCCTACCAAGCATCAGATGGCGGATGGCTACCAGCTGGCCTAAATCGCTCGAAACTATTTACGGAGGCGCTGACACCGTTTGCAAGCGCATCAGGGAAATGACAAACGGGCGTTTTACCATTACGCCTTTCGCTGCGGGTGAGATTGTCCCCGGACTACAGGTTCTAGACGCCGTACAAGCGGGAACGATCGAATGCGGTCACACCGCGAGTTACTACTACATTGGCAAAAATCCCGCCCTGGGTTTCGCCACAACAGTACCTTTCGGTCTCTCCGCCCAGCAGCAGAACGCTTGGCTATATCATGGCGGCGGTTTGGAGGCTATCCAGAAAATTTACTCCAACTTCAACGTGATTAACTTTCCTGCTGGTAACACAGGCGTGCAGATGGGCGGTTGGTTCAAGCGAGAAATCAAATCCCTTGCCGATTTGAAGGGATTGAAGATGCGTATTCCCGGATTGGGCGGTGAAGTGATGGCGCGTCTGGGGGTGAACGTTCAGGTGCTACCGGGGGGCGAGATTTATCTGGCACTTGACCGGGGAGCGATCGATGCCGCAGAATGGGTAGGCCCTTACGATGATGAAAAGTTGGGCTTAAACAAAGCGGCACAGTTTTACTACTACCCAGGTTGGTGGGAACCGGGGCCAACCTTGGAGGTGATGGTTAACAAAACGGCATGGGCTCGCTTGCCCAAAGAATATCAGGAAATCTTCAAAACCGCTGCTTATGAAGCCAACATCAATATGTTGGCGCAGTACGAAGCCTTAAATGGGGCAGCCCTGGGACGCCTGATTGCTGGTGGTACGAAGTTAACACCTTACAGCAAAGAGATCATGGAAGCAGCCAAGATCGCTGCTTTCGACCTGTATGAGGAGAATGCTGCTAAGGACGCTACATTCAAGCAAGTTTACGAACAATGGAAAACTTTTCGATCGCAAATCTACAAGTGGAATGCGATTAACGAATTCAGCTTTGCCAATTTTGCTCTAGCCAGCAATTCTAAGTAG
- a CDS encoding SMP-30/gluconolactonase/LRE family protein, with product MLRITKWVNRQIKQLGSTFPKKLASGRLDAKSQTFKNLFPKKVKIDRVATGFQFTEGPIWFAEEKYLLFSDIPANKIFKLTTDGRLTIFRQPSNNSNGLTRDKQGRMIACEHGTRRVTRTETDGSITILVDKFQGKNLNSPNDVVVKSNGAIYFTDPPYGIKPEQQEQPIQGVYRLDPDGNQIIIVADDFDKPNGLAFSPDEKKLYIDDSERRHIRVFDVKMDGTLANGRIFYDMNVKKPGSPDGMKVDVQGHIYCTGAGGVWVFDREGNHLGTIVTPEQPANCAWGDEDLQSLYITAQTSVYKIRVNIPGISLA from the coding sequence ATGTTGCGTATCACAAAATGGGTCAATAGACAGATAAAACAACTAGGTTCGACTTTTCCAAAAAAATTAGCATCGGGTCGATTAGATGCAAAATCTCAAACATTTAAAAATCTCTTTCCTAAGAAAGTAAAGATCGATCGCGTGGCTACCGGATTTCAGTTTACTGAAGGCCCAATTTGGTTTGCCGAAGAAAAGTATCTCCTATTTAGCGATATTCCTGCTAACAAAATTTTCAAACTGACTACTGATGGTAGGTTAACCATCTTCAGACAACCTAGTAATAATTCCAACGGTTTGACTAGAGATAAACAGGGACGAATGATTGCTTGCGAACACGGTACGCGCCGAGTTACCCGCACCGAAACAGACGGTTCAATTACCATCTTAGTCGATAAATTTCAAGGCAAAAACCTGAATAGTCCCAATGATGTTGTCGTCAAAAGCAACGGCGCTATTTATTTTACCGACCCTCCTTATGGCATTAAACCCGAACAGCAAGAACAACCAATCCAAGGAGTTTACCGCCTTGACCCTGATGGCAACCAAATTATTATCGTAGCCGATGATTTTGATAAACCGAATGGTCTGGCATTTTCACCTGATGAAAAAAAGCTTTATATCGATGATTCAGAACGCCGTCATATCCGAGTTTTCGATGTTAAAATGGATGGCACTCTTGCTAATGGTCGCATCTTTTACGATATGAACGTTAAGAAACCCGGTTCACCTGATGGGATGAAAGTAGATGTGCAGGGACACATCTACTGTACGGGTGCAGGAGGCGTGTGGGTGTTCGATCGAGAAGGCAATCATCTAGGAACAATTGTGACTCCCGAACAACCAGCAAATTGTGCTTGGGGAGATGAAGATTTGCAGAGTCTTTATATCACTGCTCAAACTTCGGTATACAAAATTAGAGTAAACATTCCCGGCATTAGCCTTGCTTAA
- a CDS encoding FAD-dependent oxidoreductase: protein MFIMNNQQKLVLIGGGHSHAIALRLFGINPLPNVRLTLISEAPDTPYSGMLPGHIAGFYTHDECHINLRSLTQFAQAELMIDRVIGLDLENNKVICADRQPVYFDFLSIDIGSTPATISVPGAAEYAIAVKPVPKLLQKWNQLIRLISNQPEKPICFVKCESGLKVEFDYLFWVTQASAPDWPKISGLATDATGFILVNDNLQSVSHPHVFAAGDIATIVNNPCPKAGVFAVRQGKPLFNNLRQILPGKPLQPYKPQKRYLSLIGTGDGSAIASWGSLGWESPLLWYGKDWIDRRFMAKFHNL from the coding sequence ATATTTATAATGAATAATCAACAAAAACTGGTATTAATTGGTGGCGGTCACAGTCATGCGATCGCACTCAGACTTTTTGGCATTAACCCTTTGCCAAATGTCCGTTTGACCCTGATAAGCGAAGCACCGGATACGCCTTACTCTGGAATGTTACCCGGTCACATAGCAGGATTTTACACTCACGATGAATGTCACATTAATTTGCGATCGCTAACTCAATTTGCCCAAGCCGAACTTATGATCGATCGCGTTATCGGTCTTGACCTAGAAAATAATAAAGTTATCTGCGCTGATCGACAACCAGTTTACTTCGATTTCTTATCAATTGATATCGGCAGCACTCCCGCCACAATATCCGTACCCGGTGCAGCAGAATACGCAATTGCAGTTAAACCAGTGCCAAAATTATTGCAAAAATGGAATCAATTGATTCGATTAATCAGCAACCAACCTGAGAAACCGATTTGTTTTGTTAAATGCGAATCTGGACTTAAAGTTGAATTTGATTACCTTTTTTGGGTAACTCAAGCATCTGCACCGGATTGGCCTAAAATATCAGGATTAGCAACAGACGCCACAGGCTTTATCCTGGTAAACGACAATTTGCAGTCTGTCTCTCACCCCCATGTTTTTGCCGCTGGCGATATTGCCACAATCGTTAATAATCCCTGTCCGAAAGCGGGGGTATTTGCAGTACGACAAGGTAAACCATTATTTAATAATCTGCGGCAGATATTGCCGGGAAAACCATTGCAACCCTATAAACCGCAAAAACGCTATCTAAGTTTGATTGGCACGGGTGATGGTTCTGCGATCGCATCCTGGGGGTCATTAGGATGGGAGTCCCCCCTGCTGTGGTACGGGAAAGATTGGATCGATCGCCGATTTATGGCTAAATTCCATAACTTATAG
- a CDS encoding nucleotidyltransferase family protein, with protein MNSKNDRKFEWVTSEQELLLRSALKQGKDATDAWQQWKRTVDIEDLDPESYRLLPLLYRNLSVHGVSDSHMVRLKGVYRRRWYENQLLVSKITSLLRSFQDAGIEILILKDVALLLHYYQDDGLHAIDSFDVFVRWADGDAALGLLNKLGWMLKEKVPDKVLSSLSVITFVDESGKILNLYRHIYWYPWQENTDLGEGPIATQIKDLSTYVLNPTYQLLQLCHQGTIWHLVPPIRLVADGMTIINSFTDSIDWDVLVADAEKYRFILSLKKMITILSEVLLAPIPGAIIEKVRDLKPSAFEQMEYQVSAGEPLPVIKTFIIRYSQYLKSVQSTGSTFKIMGFPRYLQDVWGLDNLWSVPFQVTVKGMKRIRNDIFK; from the coding sequence ATGAATTCTAAAAACGATCGAAAATTTGAGTGGGTTACTTCCGAGCAGGAATTGCTTTTGCGATCGGCCCTCAAGCAAGGAAAAGATGCGACTGATGCTTGGCAGCAATGGAAAAGAACTGTCGATATTGAGGATCTCGATCCAGAATCTTATCGGTTGCTGCCATTACTGTATCGCAATTTATCTGTTCATGGCGTGTCAGATTCCCACATGGTAAGACTCAAGGGTGTATACCGCCGTAGATGGTATGAAAATCAACTCTTAGTTTCTAAAATTACATCACTTCTGCGTTCTTTTCAGGATGCTGGCATCGAGATACTAATTTTAAAAGATGTCGCTTTGCTTTTACATTATTACCAAGATGATGGACTCCATGCCATAGATAGTTTTGATGTTTTTGTGCGTTGGGCAGATGGAGATGCAGCGCTCGGTTTATTGAATAAGTTGGGCTGGATGCTAAAAGAAAAAGTGCCAGATAAAGTTTTATCTAGCTTGTCTGTTATTACCTTTGTAGATGAGTCTGGCAAAATACTTAATCTCTACAGGCATATATACTGGTATCCTTGGCAAGAGAATACTGATTTGGGAGAAGGGCCGATCGCAACCCAAATAAAAGATTTATCAACTTATGTCTTAAACCCAACTTATCAGTTATTGCAGCTTTGTCACCAGGGAACGATATGGCATTTAGTTCCACCAATTCGTTTGGTGGCTGATGGTATGACAATTATTAACTCATTTACCGATTCAATAGATTGGGATGTCCTGGTGGCAGATGCGGAAAAGTATCGATTTATTTTGTCGTTAAAAAAGATGATAACGATATTATCTGAAGTACTATTAGCACCTATTCCGGGAGCAATTATAGAAAAGGTTCGAGATTTGAAACCTTCAGCTTTTGAGCAAATGGAGTATCAAGTAAGCGCTGGAGAACCGCTGCCTGTCATAAAAACTTTCATCATCAGATATTCTCAATATTTGAAATCAGTTCAAAGCACAGGTTCGACATTTAAGATTATGGGTTTTCCCAGGTATTTACAAGATGTCTGGGGTTTGGACAATTTATGGTCAGTTCCATTTCAAGTTACTGTTAAAGGTATGAAAAGGATACGAAACGATATTTTCAAGTAA
- a CDS encoding glycosyltransferase: MMENSPLVSVIIAVKNGERYLARAIESVLAQTYENYEIIVVDGQSIDNTEKIAKSFQQVRYVRQTGEGIADAYNQGIDASRGEFIAFLSHDDTWTTNKLSSQVNYLIQHPEIQYTVAKVKFFLEEGHSIPPGFRPELLSGDSVGCIMETLVVRKPLFAAIGKLNPEFIVAEDVDWFCRAKDNNVTMAVMPEVLLHKHIHNTNLSLNSSVNNQNLLKIMRQSIERKRNQKLEQK; this comes from the coding sequence ATGATGGAAAATTCACCTCTTGTAAGTGTAATTATTGCGGTCAAAAATGGCGAACGTTACTTGGCTAGAGCAATTGAAAGCGTTCTAGCTCAGACTTATGAAAATTATGAAATTATTGTGGTTGATGGTCAATCTATAGATAACACCGAAAAAATTGCTAAATCTTTTCAGCAGGTTCGCTACGTCCGCCAAACTGGTGAGGGAATTGCAGATGCTTATAATCAAGGAATTGATGCGTCTAGAGGAGAATTTATTGCCTTTCTTTCCCATGACGATACCTGGACAACTAACAAATTAAGCAGTCAGGTAAATTATCTAATTCAGCATCCAGAAATTCAATACACAGTTGCCAAAGTCAAGTTTTTTTTAGAGGAGGGACATTCCATACCACCCGGATTTAGACCAGAGTTACTCTCAGGCGATAGTGTTGGTTGTATTATGGAAACTCTCGTAGTGCGAAAACCCTTATTTGCAGCGATTGGCAAGTTAAATCCTGAATTTATAGTAGCTGAGGATGTTGATTGGTTTTGTCGTGCTAAAGATAATAATGTGACAATGGCTGTCATGCCTGAAGTGTTGCTTCACAAGCACATTCATAACACCAATCTTTCATTAAATTCATCTGTTAATAACCAGAATTTGCTGAAGATTATGAGACAATCAATTGAACGTAAACGTAATCAAAAATTGGAGCAGAAATAA